From a region of the Alnus glutinosa chromosome 1, dhAlnGlut1.1, whole genome shotgun sequence genome:
- the LOC133858641 gene encoding uncharacterized protein LOC133858641 → MTWAKMKKALKKKYLLDHYWQDALFKFHNFRQNELSMEEYTVEFYHSMMCCPIVEQEEQMVACYLGGLHSEIGNVVQLQPYWTYNDVCKLALKVDKQLKEERRNTYRPFNQGGITNRGSSSTTKATPYPKVAAAKPDKGEAKQPIKSELQEFQIAPIFITQIISLVEEDLEDDVEDEPVDEESEEDLTYADQGESLVIRRILKSTYAEEDWLRNNIFHTKCTSSGKMFERALLEYGDGYALVVVEKKGSIEIPLILQPLLEKFPDVIPKELPPGPPPMRDKQHHIDLVPGSILPNKAAYRMNPRDHEELQRQVDKLITKGLVRESTSPCVVLALLPKKDGSWRICIDNRAMNKITIRYRFPILRLDDLLDQLHGATIFSYLDLHSGYHQIRMTDGDGWETAFKTRDGLYE, encoded by the exons ATGACGTGGGCAAAGATGAAGAAGGCTCTCAAGAAGAAGTATTTGCTAGATCATTATTGGCAAGATGCTTTATTTAAGTTCCACAACTTTCGGCAAAACGAACTTTCTATGGAGGAGTACACGGTAGAATTTTATCATTCTATGATGTGTTGTCCTATTGTAGAACAGGAAGAGCAAATGGTAGCCTGTTACCTTGGAGGGTTACATTCCGAAATAGGAAATGTTGTACAATTACAGCCTTACTGGACTTACAATGATGTTTGTAAGCTAGCACTTAAGGTGGACAAACAATTGAAGGAAGAGCGCAGGAATACCTATCGACCTTTCAATCAAGGAGGAATCACCAACCGAGGGAGTAGTTCTACTACCAAGGCCACGCCATATCCCAAGGTTGCAGCTGCCAAACCAGACAAGGGTGAAGCCAAACAACCAATCAAGAGTGAACTCCAGGAGTTTCAAATCGCTCCAATATTTATAACTCAA ATTATTTCACTTGTTGAGGAAGACTTGGAAGATGATGTTGAGGATGAACCAGTTGATGAAGAGTCCGAGGAAGACTTGACATATGCGGATCAAGGGGAGTCTCTTGTAATTCGTAGGATCTTGAAATCCACCTACGCAGAAGAAGATTGGCTTCGGAACAACATTTTCCACACCAAGTGCACCTCTAGTGGCAAGATGT TTGAGAGAGCTTTATTAGAATATGGGGATGGGTATGCTCTAGTGGTAGTGGAAAAGAAAGGCTCAATTGAAATTCCTCTTATTTTACAACCACTTCTTGAGAAATTTCCTGATGTTATTCCGAAAGAGCTTCCACCGGGTCCCCCTCCCATGAGAGATAAACAACATCACATTGACCTTGTTCCAGGTTCCATTCTACCTAACAAGGCGGCCTATCGAATGAATCCAAGAGACCATGAAGAGTTGCAAAGACAAGTTGATAAGCTGATTACCAAAGGCCTCGTGAGAGAAAGCACGAGTCCTTGCGTTGTTCTAGCACTTCTACCAAAGAAGGATGGTTCTTGGCGTATATGCATCGACAATAGGGCTATGAACAAGATCACCATAAGGTATCGCTTTCCCATTCTAAGGCTAGATGATCTTCTTGATCAACTTCATGGGGCCACAATCTTCTCCTACCTGGATCTTCatagtggatatcatcaaattcgCATGACAGACGGTGATGGATGGGAGACAGCTTTTAAAACTAGAGATGGCCTTTATGAATGA